From a region of the Actinopolymorpha singaporensis genome:
- a CDS encoding adenine phosphoribosyltransferase codes for MSEIRSADRLVADLVRDVPDYPKPGVLFKDITPLLADPEAFGHTVEALGAPWRDAAPRVDKVVGIEARGFILAAPVALALGAGFVPVRKAGKLPGPTFARSYALEYGQETLEVQRDAFEPGDRVLIVDDVLATGGTVEAANTLIRDAGAEVAGISVLLELTFLAPRTRTGDLTVHSLLPV; via the coding sequence ATGAGCGAGATCCGCTCGGCGGACCGCCTGGTCGCGGACCTGGTCCGGGACGTACCGGACTACCCCAAGCCCGGCGTCCTCTTCAAGGACATCACGCCGCTGCTGGCCGACCCGGAGGCGTTCGGGCACACCGTCGAGGCACTCGGCGCGCCCTGGCGGGACGCCGCACCGCGCGTGGACAAGGTGGTCGGCATCGAGGCCCGGGGCTTCATCCTCGCCGCGCCGGTGGCGCTGGCCCTGGGCGCGGGGTTCGTTCCGGTCCGCAAGGCCGGCAAGCTGCCCGGCCCGACGTTCGCCCGCTCCTACGCGCTCGAGTACGGCCAGGAGACCCTCGAGGTGCAACGCGACGCCTTCGAGCCGGGTGACCGGGTGCTCATCGTCGACGACGTACTCGCCACCGGTGGCACCGTCGAGGCGGCGAATACCCTCATCCGCGACGCCGGAGCGGAGGTGGCCGGGATCTCGGTGCTCCTCGAGCTCACTTTCCTCGCTCCGCGCACCAGGACCGGCGATCTCACCGTCCACTCGCTGCTGCCGGTCTGA
- a CDS encoding RelA/SpoT family protein: MRQRLARLGRTPQGNPVLEPLFRIVRSTHPKADLALIERAYHTAERYHRGQTRKSGDPFITHPVAVATILAELGMTPPTLCAALLHDTVEDTPYTLTELRNDFGDEIALLVDGVTKLDKVKYGESAQAETIRKMVIAMAKDIRVLVIKLADRLHNMRTLRYVKQASQERTARETLEIYASLAHRLGMNTLKWEIEDLAFATLHPKLYDEIVRLVAERAPSRDEYLAKVIDRVQSDLREAKIKATVTGRPKHYYSIYQKMIVRGREFGDIYDLVGIRVLTDSVRDCYAALGVIHARWNPVPGRFKDYIAMPKFNMYQSLHTSVMGPEGKPVEMQLRTFAMHRRAEYGVAAHWKYKEDPTAGPETDNGGPNDMAWLRQLLDWQRETEDPGEFLESLRFEINSTQVYVFTPRGDVIALPTGSTPVDFAYAIHTEVGHRCIGARVNGRLVPLESQLENGDLVEVFTSKAEGAAPSRDWLTFVRSPRARNKIRHWFTKERREEAIDQGKEQLARMVRKEGLPLQRMLTHESLAAIARELKYSDVSALYAAVGEGTITAQSVVRRLVESVGGSGEEAEDVSEAVIISPETGRKERLPRGDSGVVVKGVTDVWVKLAKCCTPVPGDAIVGFVTRGAGVSVHRGDCVNIGHLTAQPERMVEVEWAPTAQSLFLVAVQVEALDRARLLSDITRILSDQHVNILSASVTTTRDRVAKSRFTFEMGDPKHLGHVLRAVRSVDGVFDAYRVTN, from the coding sequence ATGCGCCAGCGGCTCGCCCGGCTGGGCCGGACGCCGCAGGGCAACCCCGTGCTGGAGCCGCTGTTCCGGATCGTCCGCAGCACCCACCCCAAGGCCGACCTGGCGCTCATCGAGCGCGCCTACCACACGGCCGAGCGCTATCACCGGGGCCAGACCCGCAAGAGCGGCGACCCGTTCATCACCCACCCCGTCGCCGTGGCCACCATCCTGGCCGAGCTCGGCATGACGCCGCCCACCCTGTGCGCGGCGTTGCTGCACGACACGGTGGAGGACACGCCGTACACCCTCACCGAGCTCCGCAACGACTTCGGCGACGAGATCGCGCTGCTGGTCGACGGCGTGACCAAGCTCGACAAGGTCAAGTACGGCGAGAGCGCCCAGGCCGAGACCATCCGCAAGATGGTCATCGCGATGGCCAAGGACATCCGGGTGCTGGTGATCAAGCTCGCCGACCGGCTGCACAACATGCGGACGCTGCGATACGTCAAGCAGGCCTCCCAGGAACGCACCGCACGGGAGACCCTGGAGATCTACGCCTCGCTGGCCCACCGCCTCGGCATGAACACGCTGAAGTGGGAGATCGAGGACCTCGCCTTCGCCACGCTGCACCCCAAGCTGTACGACGAGATCGTCCGGCTGGTCGCCGAGCGGGCGCCCTCGCGCGACGAGTACCTCGCGAAGGTCATCGACCGGGTGCAGTCCGACCTGCGCGAGGCGAAGATCAAGGCGACGGTCACCGGCCGGCCCAAGCACTACTACTCGATCTACCAGAAGATGATCGTGCGGGGCCGGGAGTTCGGCGACATCTACGACCTGGTCGGCATCCGCGTCCTGACCGACTCCGTACGCGACTGTTACGCCGCCCTCGGCGTCATCCACGCGCGATGGAATCCCGTGCCCGGGCGGTTCAAGGACTACATCGCGATGCCGAAGTTCAACATGTACCAGTCGCTGCACACCTCGGTGATGGGGCCGGAGGGCAAGCCGGTCGAGATGCAGCTGCGGACGTTCGCGATGCACCGGCGGGCCGAGTACGGCGTCGCGGCCCACTGGAAGTACAAGGAGGACCCGACCGCCGGTCCGGAGACCGACAACGGCGGCCCCAACGACATGGCCTGGCTCCGGCAGCTGCTGGACTGGCAGCGCGAGACCGAGGACCCCGGCGAGTTCCTGGAGTCGCTGCGCTTCGAGATCAACTCCACCCAGGTCTACGTCTTCACCCCGCGCGGAGACGTGATCGCGCTGCCCACCGGCTCGACACCGGTCGACTTCGCATACGCCATCCACACCGAGGTCGGACACCGGTGCATCGGCGCCCGGGTCAACGGCCGACTGGTCCCGCTGGAGAGCCAGCTAGAGAACGGCGACCTGGTGGAGGTGTTCACCTCCAAGGCCGAGGGCGCCGCGCCGAGCCGCGACTGGCTGACCTTCGTCCGCAGTCCGCGTGCCCGCAACAAGATCCGGCACTGGTTCACCAAGGAACGCCGCGAGGAGGCCATCGACCAGGGCAAGGAGCAGCTGGCCCGGATGGTCCGCAAGGAGGGCCTGCCGCTGCAGCGGATGCTCACCCACGAGTCGCTGGCCGCGATCGCCCGCGAGCTGAAGTACTCCGACGTGTCGGCGCTGTACGCCGCGGTCGGGGAGGGCACCATCACCGCGCAGTCGGTGGTCCGCCGGCTGGTGGAGTCGGTCGGCGGCTCCGGCGAGGAGGCCGAGGACGTCTCCGAGGCGGTCATCATCTCTCCGGAGACCGGCCGCAAGGAGCGGTTGCCCCGGGGCGACTCCGGTGTGGTCGTGAAGGGCGTGACCGACGTCTGGGTGAAGCTCGCCAAGTGCTGTACGCCGGTGCCGGGCGACGCGATCGTCGGGTTCGTCACCCGCGGCGCCGGTGTGTCGGTGCACCGCGGCGACTGCGTCAACATCGGCCACCTGACCGCCCAGCCCGAACGCATGGTCGAGGTCGAGTGGGCGCCGACCGCGCAGAGCCTGTTCCTCGTCGCGGTCCAGGTGGAGGCGCTGGACCGCGCCCGGCTGCTCAGCGACATCACCCGGATCCTGTCCGACCAGCACGTCAACATCCTGTCGGCGTCGGTGACCACCACCCGCGACCGCGTGGCGAAGAGCAGGTTCACCTTCGAGATGGGCGACCCCAAGCACCTGGGCCACGTGCTCCGCGCGGTGCGCAGCGTGGACGGCGTGTTCGACGCCTACCGCGTCACCAACTGA
- a CDS encoding DUF349 domain-containing protein yields MSGTAEEPWGRVADDGTVYLRTDEGERAIGSWQVGDPEGALAFFRRKYDALALEVDLLASRVESGILAPDDAHNALRRERRNLAGAQAIGDLGALSARLDQLEEVIAGRRAERRTERKRQLEEARSAKSAIADEAAALASGSDWRHGVGRFRELLEQWKALPRLDKQTDDELWRRFSSARTSYTRRRKQHFSELNVRREDARQVKEALAAEAEALADSTDWGRGTTQFRTLMQRWKAAGPAARDVEDQLWKRFRAAQDRFFNARNAAFAEQDAEYRANLEQKEALLVEAEALLPVRDHRAAREAYRSLLARWDQIGRVPRDSVRTVEGRLRKVEEAIRSAESNEWRRTNPETRARANDTLSQLRNSIADLERELEAQQAKGDVTGERRAQEALDARRAWLAEVEKTLDEFSG; encoded by the coding sequence GTGAGCGGAACGGCAGAGGAGCCCTGGGGCAGGGTCGCGGACGACGGCACGGTCTACCTCCGCACCGACGAGGGCGAGCGCGCCATCGGATCCTGGCAGGTCGGCGATCCCGAGGGAGCGTTGGCCTTCTTCCGTCGCAAGTACGACGCCCTCGCGCTGGAGGTCGACCTGCTCGCCTCCCGGGTGGAGAGCGGCATCCTCGCCCCCGACGACGCCCACAACGCACTGCGCCGCGAGCGCCGCAACCTCGCAGGCGCCCAGGCGATCGGTGACCTCGGTGCCCTGTCGGCCAGGCTCGACCAGCTGGAGGAAGTGATCGCCGGGCGGCGCGCCGAGCGTCGCACCGAGCGCAAGCGGCAGCTCGAGGAGGCCCGGTCGGCCAAGTCCGCGATCGCCGACGAGGCCGCGGCCCTGGCGAGCGGCTCGGACTGGCGGCACGGCGTCGGGCGCTTCCGCGAGCTGCTTGAGCAGTGGAAGGCGCTGCCCCGGCTGGACAAGCAGACCGATGACGAGCTGTGGCGGCGCTTCTCCAGTGCCCGTACGTCCTACACCCGCCGGCGCAAGCAGCACTTCTCGGAGCTGAACGTACGCCGCGAGGACGCCCGCCAGGTCAAGGAGGCGCTCGCCGCCGAGGCCGAGGCGCTGGCCGACTCCACCGACTGGGGCCGCGGCACCACGCAGTTCCGCACCCTCATGCAGCGCTGGAAGGCTGCCGGGCCCGCCGCGCGCGACGTGGAAGACCAACTGTGGAAGCGGTTCCGGGCAGCACAGGACCGGTTCTTCAACGCCCGCAACGCGGCGTTCGCCGAGCAGGACGCGGAGTACCGCGCCAACCTCGAGCAGAAGGAGGCGCTGCTGGTCGAGGCGGAGGCACTGCTGCCGGTACGCGACCACCGTGCCGCCCGGGAGGCCTACCGTTCGCTGCTGGCTCGCTGGGACCAGATCGGGCGGGTCCCACGCGATTCCGTTCGTACGGTAGAGGGCCGGCTGCGCAAGGTCGAGGAAGCCATCCGGTCGGCGGAGAGCAACGAGTGGCGCCGGACCAACCCCGAGACGCGCGCCCGCGCCAACGACACACTCAGCCAGCTGCGCAACTCGATCGCCGACCTCGAACGCGAGCTCGAAGCCCAGCAGGCGAAGGGCGACGTCACCGGCGAACGTCGCGCGCAGGAGGCTCTGGACGCCCGGCGGGCGTGGCTGGCCGAGGTAGAGAAGACCCTCGACGAGTTCTCCGGCTGA
- a CDS encoding MBL fold metallo-hydrolase, whose product MLVAGFPTGVFAANCYLVATGPGEDCVVVDPGQDAASAVDEVVREHRLRPVAVLLTHGHLDHMWSVLPVCGSYDATCWVHPADRPLLADPLRGLPPEWAGALLGGGQSFAEPDDVRELTDGARVDVAGLSFTVDHTPGHTSGSVAFRTPVEGDVRGAGAPTWTGQASAAPELMFAGDLLFAGSIGRTDLPGGDHPTMLRSLADKVLPLDDRIVVLPGHGDQTTIGRERQTNPFLRGLVPGPARSG is encoded by the coding sequence ATGCTCGTCGCCGGCTTTCCGACCGGAGTGTTCGCCGCGAACTGCTACCTCGTGGCGACGGGGCCGGGCGAGGACTGCGTGGTGGTCGATCCGGGCCAGGACGCGGCGAGCGCGGTGGACGAGGTCGTTCGCGAGCACCGGCTCCGGCCGGTGGCGGTTCTGCTCACCCACGGGCACCTGGACCACATGTGGTCGGTGCTGCCGGTGTGCGGGAGCTACGACGCGACCTGCTGGGTCCACCCGGCCGACCGGCCGCTGCTCGCCGACCCGTTGCGCGGCCTGCCGCCGGAGTGGGCCGGCGCGCTGCTCGGCGGCGGGCAGTCCTTCGCCGAGCCCGACGACGTACGCGAGCTCACCGACGGCGCCCGGGTCGACGTCGCCGGGCTGAGCTTCACCGTCGACCACACCCCGGGCCATACCAGCGGGTCGGTCGCGTTCCGTACTCCCGTCGAGGGGGACGTACGCGGGGCAGGTGCCCCCACGTGGACCGGCCAGGCGAGCGCGGCGCCCGAGCTCATGTTCGCGGGCGACCTGCTCTTCGCCGGGTCGATCGGACGCACCGACCTGCCGGGCGGTGACCATCCGACGATGCTGCGCAGCCTTGCCGACAAGGTGCTGCCGCTCGACGACCGGATCGTGGTCCTGCCCGGCCACGGTGACCAGACGACCATCGGCCGGGAACGCCAGACCAATCCCTTCCTGAGAGGGCTCGTGCCCGGCCCGGCACGGAGCGGGTGA
- the hisS gene encoding histidine--tRNA ligase, with amino-acid sequence MSFQAPKGTFDVVPPRSATWLAVREALSRPPRLAGYEYVETPMFEDTGLFVRGVGESTDVVTKEMYTFADRGGRSLTLRPEGTAGVLRAIAERGLHRGQLPVKVWYVGQNFRYEQPQSGRYRQHTQVGVETIGGDDPALDAEVVWMAWQAQRQLGLTGTRLLLNSLGCRECRPAYRELLQDFLRGIDLDDDTRRRAAINPMRVLDDKRPEVQAQLTDAPMITDHLCGACKEHHEQVRSYLADLGVEWEDTPRLVRGLDYYVRTTFELVHGGLGAQSAIGGGGRYDGLLATIGGPDLGGVGFGLGLDRTVLAVEAEGLTVGETSRCDVYVVPLGAAARRRTVTLLRDLREAGVRSDTSYGGQGLKGAMKAADRSGAAFALVLGDRDLEQDSAQLKDLRSGGQRAVPLADLVDVVAEALATAHAEQDRPGQNGPGQNPSGQDQTAPTTKETHG; translated from the coding sequence ATGAGTTTCCAGGCGCCCAAGGGCACCTTCGACGTCGTACCACCGAGATCGGCCACCTGGCTCGCGGTGCGGGAGGCACTGAGCCGACCGCCCCGGCTGGCGGGGTACGAGTACGTCGAAACACCGATGTTCGAGGACACCGGGCTGTTCGTCCGCGGCGTGGGTGAGTCGACCGACGTGGTGACGAAGGAGATGTACACCTTCGCCGACCGGGGGGGCCGCTCGCTGACGCTGCGCCCGGAGGGTACGGCCGGCGTGCTGCGCGCCATCGCTGAACGCGGCCTGCACCGCGGCCAGCTTCCGGTGAAGGTGTGGTACGTCGGGCAGAACTTCCGGTACGAACAGCCGCAGTCCGGCCGCTACCGCCAGCACACCCAGGTCGGGGTGGAGACGATCGGCGGCGACGACCCGGCCCTGGACGCCGAGGTCGTCTGGATGGCCTGGCAGGCCCAGCGGCAACTCGGCCTCACCGGCACCCGGCTGCTGCTCAACAGCCTGGGCTGCCGGGAGTGCCGTCCGGCCTACCGCGAGCTCCTCCAGGACTTCCTGCGCGGGATCGACCTGGACGACGACACCCGCCGGCGGGCCGCGATCAACCCCATGCGGGTGCTGGACGACAAGCGCCCGGAGGTCCAGGCCCAGCTCACCGACGCGCCGATGATCACCGACCACCTGTGCGGCGCGTGCAAGGAGCACCACGAGCAGGTCCGCTCCTACCTCGCCGATCTCGGCGTGGAGTGGGAGGACACGCCGCGTCTCGTGCGCGGGCTCGACTACTACGTACGCACGACGTTCGAACTCGTCCACGGCGGGCTCGGCGCGCAGTCCGCCATCGGTGGCGGTGGCCGCTACGACGGGCTGCTGGCCACGATCGGGGGCCCCGACCTCGGCGGGGTCGGCTTTGGGCTCGGCCTGGACCGCACCGTGCTCGCCGTCGAGGCGGAGGGGCTGACGGTCGGGGAGACCAGCCGGTGCGACGTGTACGTCGTACCCCTCGGCGCCGCGGCCCGGCGGCGGACGGTCACCCTGCTGCGGGATCTGCGCGAGGCGGGCGTACGGTCCGACACGAGCTACGGTGGCCAGGGCCTCAAGGGCGCGATGAAGGCGGCCGACCGTTCCGGCGCGGCGTTCGCGCTCGTCCTCGGCGACCGCGACCTGGAGCAGGACAGCGCCCAGCTGAAGGACCTGCGCAGCGGCGGACAGCGGGCCGTCCCGCTCGCCGACCTGGTCGACGTAGTGGCGGAAGCCCTGGCGACGGCGCACGCCGAACAGGACCGACCAGGCCAGAACGGACCAGGCCAGAACCCTTCAGGGCAGGACCAGACAGCACCGACAACGAAGGAGACGCACGGGTGA
- the aspS gene encoding aspartate--tRNA ligase: MIRTHEAGTLRADHLDATVTLAGWIARRRDHGGVAFLDLRDASGTVQVVIRDEETAHGLRQEHCLRVVGEVRRRPEGNANPNLPTGEVEVVATEVEVLSTAEALPFPIEEHHQTPVNEEVRLRHRYLDLRRPEMAAKLRTRSRVTRLIRDVMDEHGFVDVETPYLTRSTPEGARDFVVPVRLQPGSWYALPQSPQLFKQLLMVAGIERYYQIARCFRDEDFRADRQPEFTQLDVEMSFCDTDDIIALTEQVLARVWKTVLGYDIPLPIPRMTYAEAMRRFGIDRPDLRFGNELVDFTEYFAQTPFRVFQAKGEDFHVGAVVMPGGAGQARKELDAWQEWARSRGAKGLAYVLVGEGGELGGPVAKNLSEDERAGLAEHAGAKPGDCVFFAAGPRTEALALLAAVRLEVGERCGLIDHSRWEFCWVVDAPMFEPVETFGGEKGWTAIHHPFTAPTAEWADRFEEDPGQALSQAYDIVLNGNEIGGGSIRIHRADVQQRVFDLIGLSHEEAASQFGFLLEAFKYGPPPHGGIALGLDRLVALLTGAESIRDVIAFPKSASGADPLTGAPTPISPAQRREAGIDVVPGKSSGTGRHRADDAKVTDRVGSDDAASGA, translated from the coding sequence GTGATCCGTACGCACGAGGCCGGCACGCTACGCGCCGACCATCTGGACGCGACCGTGACCCTGGCCGGCTGGATCGCCCGGCGCCGTGACCACGGCGGCGTGGCCTTCCTCGACCTGCGTGACGCCTCCGGGACCGTCCAGGTGGTGATCCGCGACGAGGAGACCGCGCACGGCCTGCGTCAGGAGCACTGCCTGCGGGTGGTCGGTGAGGTCCGGCGCCGTCCGGAGGGCAACGCCAACCCCAACCTGCCGACCGGCGAGGTGGAGGTGGTGGCCACCGAGGTGGAGGTACTCAGCACCGCCGAGGCGCTGCCGTTCCCGATCGAGGAACACCACCAGACGCCGGTCAACGAGGAGGTCCGGCTCCGGCACCGCTACCTCGACCTTCGCCGGCCGGAGATGGCGGCCAAGCTGCGCACCAGGTCGCGAGTGACCCGGCTGATCCGCGACGTGATGGACGAGCACGGCTTCGTCGACGTGGAGACGCCCTACCTCACGCGGTCCACCCCCGAGGGCGCCCGCGACTTCGTGGTGCCGGTCCGGTTGCAGCCGGGCAGCTGGTACGCCCTTCCGCAGTCGCCGCAGCTGTTCAAGCAGCTGCTGATGGTCGCCGGCATCGAGCGCTACTACCAGATCGCGCGGTGCTTCCGGGACGAGGACTTCCGCGCCGACCGGCAGCCGGAGTTCACCCAGCTCGACGTGGAGATGTCGTTCTGCGACACCGACGACATCATCGCGCTGACCGAGCAGGTGCTCGCCCGGGTGTGGAAGACCGTTCTGGGGTACGACATCCCGCTGCCGATCCCGCGGATGACCTACGCCGAGGCGATGCGCAGGTTCGGCATCGACCGGCCCGACCTGCGCTTCGGCAACGAGCTGGTCGACTTCACCGAGTACTTCGCGCAGACGCCGTTCCGGGTCTTCCAGGCCAAGGGCGAGGACTTCCACGTCGGCGCCGTCGTGATGCCCGGAGGAGCGGGGCAGGCGCGCAAGGAGCTGGACGCCTGGCAGGAGTGGGCCCGCTCGCGCGGTGCGAAGGGTCTGGCGTACGTGCTGGTCGGTGAGGGCGGCGAGCTCGGCGGCCCGGTGGCCAAGAACCTCTCCGAGGACGAGCGTGCGGGCCTCGCCGAGCACGCCGGTGCGAAGCCGGGCGACTGCGTCTTCTTCGCGGCCGGCCCGCGCACGGAGGCGCTGGCACTGCTGGCGGCGGTGCGCCTCGAGGTGGGCGAGCGCTGTGGGCTGATCGACCACTCCCGCTGGGAGTTCTGCTGGGTGGTCGACGCGCCGATGTTCGAGCCGGTGGAGACATTCGGCGGCGAGAAGGGGTGGACGGCGATCCACCACCCGTTCACCGCGCCGACGGCGGAATGGGCCGACCGGTTCGAGGAGGATCCCGGGCAGGCGCTGTCCCAGGCGTACGACATCGTGCTGAACGGAAACGAGATCGGCGGCGGGTCGATTCGTATTCACCGGGCCGACGTCCAGCAACGCGTCTTCGACCTGATCGGCCTGTCGCACGAGGAGGCGGCCAGCCAGTTCGGGTTCCTGCTGGAGGCGTTCAAGTACGGCCCGCCGCCGCACGGCGGCATCGCGCTCGGGCTGGACCGGCTGGTGGCGCTGCTGACCGGCGCGGAATCGATCCGCGACGTCATCGCGTTCCCCAAGAGCGCGTCCGGCGCCGATCCGCTCACCGGCGCGCCCACGCCGATCTCGCCGGCCCAGCGCCGGGAGGCGGGAATCGACGTGGTCCCGGGCAAGTCGTCCGGAACCGGACGCCACCGGGCAGACGACGCGAAAGTCACCGATAGGGTCGGCAGCGACGACGCTGCGTCAGGAGCCTGA
- a CDS encoding ABC transporter permease, which produces MADPTLLETGSSTPVAPPENPVKSKSPTQIALERLRKDKIAIICAVVVLFFVLLAVFADVITAVTHTDPSTLHQDLVDEYGFPTVNPSAAHPFGLEPRLGRDLFARWVEGSRPSLIVATSAAVISTVIGTAMGLLAGFLGGRIDRAISWLIDLMLSMPLILFVFAIVPVVQARFPSDDATVSKVRLWSLVAIFAIFGWTGLGRLVRAQVLSLREREFVQAARAIGVPTHQILFRELLPNLTGQIIVFLSLAVPSYIASEAGLSYLGIGLTEPTPSWGRTINSALTYYQTYPIYFWQPALAILVLVLALNLLGDAIRDAFDPTTRR; this is translated from the coding sequence ATGGCGGACCCGACCCTGCTCGAGACCGGTAGCAGTACACCGGTCGCCCCTCCGGAGAACCCGGTCAAGAGCAAGTCTCCGACGCAGATCGCGCTGGAGCGGCTTCGTAAGGACAAGATCGCCATCATCTGCGCGGTCGTCGTCCTTTTCTTCGTTCTGCTCGCGGTCTTCGCCGACGTCATCACCGCCGTCACCCACACCGACCCGAGCACCCTGCACCAGGACCTCGTCGACGAGTACGGCTTTCCGACCGTCAACCCCAGTGCGGCGCACCCGTTCGGGCTGGAACCCCGCCTGGGCAGGGATCTGTTCGCCCGCTGGGTGGAGGGCAGCCGCCCGTCCCTGATCGTCGCAACCAGCGCGGCGGTCATCTCCACGGTCATCGGCACCGCGATGGGCCTGCTGGCAGGCTTTCTGGGCGGACGGATCGACCGGGCCATCTCCTGGCTGATCGACCTGATGCTGTCGATGCCGCTGATTCTGTTCGTGTTCGCGATCGTCCCGGTCGTACAGGCACGGTTCCCCTCCGACGACGCCACCGTCTCGAAGGTGCGGCTGTGGTCGCTGGTGGCGATCTTCGCGATCTTCGGCTGGACCGGCCTCGGCCGGCTGGTCCGGGCACAGGTGCTGTCGCTGCGCGAGCGGGAGTTCGTCCAGGCGGCCCGGGCGATCGGCGTACCGACGCACCAGATCCTGTTCCGCGAGCTCCTGCCCAACCTCACCGGCCAGATCATCGTGTTCCTGTCGCTGGCGGTGCCGAGCTACATCGCTTCCGAGGCAGGGCTTTCCTACCTCGGAATCGGGCTGACCGAGCCGACACCCTCGTGGGGGCGCACCATCAACTCCGCGCTCACCTATTACCAGACGTACCCCATCTACTTCTGGCAACCGGCGCTGGCGATTCTCGTTCTGGTGCTGGCACTGAACCTTCTCGGCGACGCGATCCGCGACGCCTTCGACCCAACGACTCGTCGGTAG
- a CDS encoding ABC transporter substrate-binding protein, translating to MRWRRLAAAAGVLALGATAACGGGASPSEKAQEQQKKQQQGGSSAEAPKGGGFDVVLDAQAKAPAKDIAGAQKGGTATVLTAAAPETFDPTRAYYIDSLAVLRLTARTLTALELRADGKYYLVPDLATDLGQHNADYTEWKFTLKDGLKYEDGSPIKAQDVAYAVKRSFATEELPGGPTYQQSYFLDGTKYKGPFKSKANGGGLDYPGVSTPDDKTVVLKMAKPFPDLAYYATFPVFSPIPQAKDTKDAYGNKPLAAGPYKFDSYQKGKRLVLVKNDQWDPNTDPVRHQYVDKYDFKFSQNPIKLQEQLIADNGPDQTAITYDGVDSSLLPKIQGKEPEKRMLTGDGTCTDFIYLDTRRIPLEVRKALVTAWPFDSIHKAGGDSPFTYTPATTILPKVTPGFVKYDLFGNGGKGDGDPAKAKKMLEKAGKLGFDVVWAYSNDNDIAAQVSAVRSQKLKAAGFKTTAIPMPRDQVRAEFDNPKSKINIRPLGWCLDWPSGTTVFPAIFDGRLIALNPTSAPNKSFLNEPDINAEIDRISSLPLDKQEPEWAKLDKTMMQKYVPVIPVDYNKTNFLFGSKLGGVVLDPFSGGPDFTKLYVKQ from the coding sequence ATGCGATGGAGAAGGCTGGCTGCAGCCGCCGGCGTGCTCGCGCTCGGCGCGACGGCCGCCTGTGGGGGAGGCGCCTCGCCTTCGGAGAAAGCGCAGGAGCAGCAGAAGAAGCAGCAGCAGGGTGGTTCTTCTGCCGAGGCGCCCAAGGGCGGCGGTTTCGACGTCGTTCTCGACGCCCAGGCCAAGGCGCCGGCCAAGGACATCGCCGGTGCGCAGAAGGGCGGCACCGCGACCGTCCTCACCGCGGCGGCGCCGGAGACCTTCGACCCGACCCGGGCCTACTACATCGACTCCCTCGCGGTGCTGCGGCTGACCGCGCGCACCCTTACCGCGCTGGAACTTCGCGCGGACGGGAAGTACTACCTGGTCCCCGACCTGGCCACCGACCTGGGCCAGCACAACGCGGACTACACCGAGTGGAAGTTCACCCTCAAGGACGGGCTGAAGTACGAGGACGGCTCTCCGATCAAGGCCCAGGACGTCGCCTATGCGGTGAAGCGGTCCTTCGCGACGGAGGAGCTTCCCGGCGGCCCGACGTACCAGCAGAGCTACTTCCTGGACGGCACGAAGTACAAGGGCCCGTTCAAGTCCAAGGCCAACGGCGGCGGACTGGACTACCCGGGCGTGTCCACCCCTGACGACAAGACGGTCGTCCTGAAGATGGCCAAGCCGTTCCCGGACCTCGCCTACTACGCGACCTTCCCGGTGTTCAGCCCGATCCCGCAGGCCAAGGACACCAAGGACGCCTACGGGAACAAGCCGCTGGCGGCGGGCCCGTACAAGTTCGACAGCTACCAGAAGGGCAAGCGCCTGGTCCTGGTCAAGAACGACCAGTGGGACCCCAACACCGACCCGGTGCGCCACCAGTACGTCGACAAGTACGACTTCAAGTTCAGCCAGAACCCGATCAAGCTGCAGGAGCAGCTGATCGCGGACAACGGCCCGGACCAGACCGCGATCACCTACGACGGTGTCGACTCCTCGCTGCTGCCGAAGATCCAGGGCAAGGAGCCGGAGAAGCGGATGCTGACCGGTGACGGCACCTGCACCGACTTCATCTACCTGGACACCCGGCGGATCCCGCTCGAGGTGCGCAAGGCGCTGGTCACGGCGTGGCCGTTCGACTCGATCCACAAGGCGGGCGGCGACAGCCCGTTCACCTACACCCCGGCGACGACGATCCTGCCGAAGGTGACGCCCGGGTTCGTGAAGTACGACCTGTTCGGCAACGGCGGCAAGGGTGACGGCGACCCGGCGAAGGCCAAGAAGATGCTGGAGAAGGCCGGAAAGCTCGGCTTCGACGTCGTGTGGGCCTACTCAAACGACAACGACATCGCCGCGCAGGTCTCCGCGGTGCGGTCGCAGAAGCTGAAGGCGGCGGGCTTCAAGACCACCGCGATCCCGATGCCGCGCGACCAGGTGCGGGCGGAGTTCGACAACCCGAAGTCGAAGATCAACATCAGGCCGCTGGGCTGGTGCCTGGACTGGCCGTCGGGCACGACGGTGTTCCCGGCCATCTTCGACGGACGCCTGATCGCGCTCAACCCGACCTCCGCGCCGAACAAGTCGTTCCTGAACGAGCCCGACATCAACGCCGAGATCGACCGGATCTCCTCGCTTCCGCTGGATAAGCAGGAGCCGGAGTGGGCCAAGCTCGACAAGACGATGATGCAGAAGTACGTGCCGGTCATCCCGGTCGACTACAACAAGACCAACTTCCTCTTCGGCTCCAAGCTCGGCGGTGTCGTCCTCGACCCGTTCAGCGGCGGGCCCGACTTCACCAAGCTGTACGTGAAGCAGTAG